The DNA window TGTTCATGGTCAGAATAGAATGACCTTTTGgtacttttcttaaatttgtgtttcttcatagCGCAGCTGCTAGAGATTCATTCAGCCCCTTCTTACTCctcgctctttctctcacaGAGAAACATTGTTATTGGACACATCTGTCAGCTCATAAATTACAGTCGTAATTATTTGCATATTGAGCATGTGAGATCCCATCACAAGTGACACAAGAGACACACTCaggacacatttaaatgtgttgcgACACATGTAATAAAAGCTGTTCTCTTACAATCTGATCACCCagaacagatgttaataccattTCTGTACGGGGGCTTCATCTTAAAGATTTAGATGGTTATTGATGCAAAGCGGCATTAGTCTTTCACCTGTTTTTGCTCTAAAATAAATGCATATTGTTATTGAAATTATCAGATATTAATatgagattttaaaaataattgtttgcTGCTTGTGATTTTGAATGGAAAAACATGATGTATTCTATCTGTGTAGGTTGTATTCATTGGCTCTTTGGTTTCCACAGGGTAATAGAAAATGGAGAATATTCTTTGGCTTTGACAGATGTCAATATATACTTGTCCCCATACAATAGTTGGCTTTCAGTGAAGATAATAAGACTGACactataaatgtattttctgagaAAAAATCAATACAGCATAATATCTGTCACAATAGATATGTAAACAGTTTGAACCGAAACTGCTGTCATATTAGATGTTGcccattttcttttacttgctAAAACAAAGTTTACTTGTTTcactcaaatgaaaatgtttattctcTGAAGCTCTTACAGCCCCTGGGTTTGGGGCagccaccaccactgctgctgcaccagccACAGGATTTGGTTTTGGCTCCACCAACACTGGTAAGATATACAgcttatttataaagcacatgtttttttataaaattcTTTAGCTGTATCTTTAAGGCACTTAACAACTGCTGTTTACTAAGCCCATATTATGCCTGGTGTCCTGACCTTTACTCCTCCAtgtcattctctctttcttgctGCCTGCCTGCACTGGTTGCAGGATTTGGGGGGCTGGGAGCTGGAAACACCACGGCTGGTGGGTTTAGTTTTGGGGGGTTTGGTTTAAATGCCAACCCGGCAGCAATCAGCTTTAATGTGGGGTGCTTTGGTACAGCAACCACCACTGGCACTGTTTTCAATTTTGGTAATAGCCTGGCTAGCACAGGTAGATGACCTTTGATTGATTACTTTGTACCGTCTGtgtctgtaaacacacattttcatccaTACTCACGTCTCTGTGGTGCAGTGATTTTTCATCTCACTCAGTGATTTATCTCATAACACATGATGCATTGTTGTTTCCATTTGCATGAAGAgacaaaatttaaaataatgcaCTAATTTCATTTGATTGCTTTTGAAAGCCACTAAATTTTCACCTGACATGTAAAACAGAAGAACAGTGGTAAATGGAAAGAAACTAAACTTTTCTTGAAACTGAATAATCATGATTTTTTTCCCGCTTCTACTGACATCAGATAGACAGCAATTTCATTCTGTCCTTCTCTCGCCTCTTCTTGTGGCTCGTCTTTTGTCTCATTTCACTTGATCTGCTCTGTTTTATCAGGCACATTCGGTGGCTTTGGGACGACTACAACCACTGCTGCTGCGCCAGGGTCCACTTTTAGCTTTGCTGCTCCCTCGAACACCACAGGTCAGCTCCCTTTATATTTCATACCAAGATATTATGAGATTAGGAAAACTTAAAGCATGTAGAATGAAAACTAATTTAGGTGATATTTCAGTGATATGGAGGATTGGAATAAAATATGGAATAAGTTTAAACTAGAAAAATTGTTTGAATGATACTCAAACAGTTTTTAAGGTCAAATAAACTCTTGACAGTTAAGCAACATTGCCTCTATTTTCTGTATAATTGGTATCAAACAACATGGCACTTTCCAATAAACTtttgtaataaaaacaataaaattgtGAGGAAACTAATTAGAGTGACATTCAGAAGAGCACAGCCCATGGTCCACAGTCCCACCAAATTGCCCACTCATAGAGATCAGTCCCCTgaatatatagatttttttcattaagatccatgaattgtggCCAAACATTAATTGGTTCTTTGTTGGCCCATCTCACAtctcacatccttccaccaagttctgtggaAATCATTGTtattgcgtaatcctgctgacagacagacgaaaatgtttcatctttggcggaggtaataggagaaaaaaaagctttattatATCCCTCAGTCCTCTTGACCATCCTCCCAGAACTGTTATTTACTGCCTCATGCTCAGCTTTGTGTTTAAATGCCAACACACATAGAAGCTTCCACAAGATGTCTCACTCACTCCACCCCAACATGAGTCAGTTTGCGGTGATCCTTCGGCAAAACCGGCAGTTTATTTGTGTAGACTGTGGATTATATTTTCTCACTGTGCTGGCACACTCTTCTCTTTTAGGAGGCCTGTTTGGTAACACACAGAACAAAGGGTTTGGATTCTCCTCTGGGCTTGGCACTGTAACCGCGCCTGGAACAACAGGATTTGGGACGAGTTTAGGAACAACTGGTCTTGGAGGGTTCGGAGGCTTTAATATCCAGTCAACTCAGCAACAGCAAGGTAAGAGATCAAAATTACCAATACCACTTTTAGTGTCAtgatttctctcattttaaaaccaagcaaaggtttattattattatcatattttcaagTGTTAGTAGTAGGGCTGTTCGACGTCATCGATTACGTAAATACGTTGATTTGCATAAGGTCCATTGACGCGTCGTAAGGAAGTTGACTGCGCCTAGTCAAAGCATGGATACAAATCACCCACGATCGACCACGGCCCGGACCCAGACGCTTCTCTGTACGGACCCAGACATATATGAGATTTCGACGGAgcgttttattttaatctggcACTTATTTTTAAGAGGCCATTTTCATAAgctgtttatttagtttttaaaccTTACTTTACACTTAAAAcgagaaaagaacatttattttattcttattttattattagagAACCCTCCAGTTCAATgtgaaaatgaacaataaacattGTTGAAATCTTATTGAATTGTCCTTTTTATGTAGGAGTCAGTTTTTGACAGACAATAACACAGCTACAAGGCTACTTCAAAATATATGGCACTGAAtcataacacatgttagacattATGACATTTCAGACCTTTGCTTgaggaaatgttattttttataaattcattataaaaaatgatcaaatatgaaaaaattatCGATAGGTGCAGCCCTACTTAGTagtgtttttacagtgttttgcgccgtttaaataaaaaattaaaaaataagacCCACAATGTTAATAACTTCAGAAACTGTGCTGTTCATGTCTTGTTGCTGTAGAGGGCAACAACAAGCAGAAAGGCACAATCAAAGCATTCACGTTATAATTAGCTGAGCGTTGCACACAAATATAGTTAAGATTTACTCATAGATTTGTGACCTTCcacattttgtaaaaataacAGTTCTTTATCAGTAGTTTTTTAAGTACATAGACAAATATAATTTTACTTCTCTTCCACTGCAGCAGGAGGCTTGTTTGGCCAGCAGCAGAGTCAGACTCAGCCCACTCAGCTTTACCAGCAGGTCACCGCGCTATCAGCTCCCACCTTGTTGGGAGATGAGCGTGACACCATCTTGGCCAAATGGAACCAGCTGCAGGCTTACTGGGGCACCGGGAAGGGCTactacagcaacaacaacccaCCTGTGGACTTCACCCAGGAGAACCCATTCTGCAGGTTCAAGGTAAAAGTTCATTACAGAGGTTGCaagtgttgtttgtttcatttgatgtTGAATAACAAATGTTAGTCGTCTGTGTCTTGTGTTTCTTAGGCAGTGGGCTATAGCTGTGTCCCAGTGAGCAAGGATGAGGATGGTTTAGTGGTTCTGATTCTTGGAAGGAAGGAAGCTGATGTgcgagtgcagcagcagcatctggtGGAGTCTCTCCATAAGGTGCTGGGAAACAACCAAACACTCACTGTCAATGTGGATGGTGTCAAAGCCCTGCCGAATGACCAGTAAGTGTTTATACAATGGTACTGCTTCCACACATATGGTCTCCTCATTACTAATGTAAATAATGGGGATTTTTCAGAAatgataaaagacaaataatgaTTATCATCTCATTATTAACTTTGATGTGTCCTCTGTCTCCCAGGACTGAGGTGATCATTTACGTGGTGGAGCGTTCCCCTAATGGCACCTCCAAGCGGATCCCTGCCACCACACTCTTTAGTTATTTGGAGCAGGGCAACGTCAAGCTCCAGCTCACACAGATTGGAGTGGCCATGTCCGTCACACGCACAGAGTTGTCTCCAGCACAgctcaaacagctgctgcaaaaTGCTCCTGCAGGTACAAGTGTTTTTCGTGTGCATGTTCGTGTCATCTTCTTGCTGATTTCAACAAAATGTTGGTCTGTGATTCGAATCATCTTGAATTGTAACCAAGATGTCGTCTCTTCTTATTAGGAGTGGACCCTATCATCTGGGAGCAGGCCAAGGTAGACAACCCTGACCCAGAGAAGTAAGTCGATTAAGAAAATATATTCAAGCCATAGTGTATGAATAATGTGTAGAGGGGGAGAAAAGTTACAAAAGACTGGTAGTTTCTGGAAATCTTCCAGTTTCTGCTTTGATTTACTCTCAAGTAGTCTTACTTCTTACTGGGTAACATCACTCACTCTATCAAAACCGTATGTCCTATGGCACAGCTTCAGTATACTTCACAAAATTAAATGTGTCCAGCAAAACACCATACTGGAAATCAGATCAAGCAGTTCCAGTCTCTTAAAACCTTCCAAAGAAATTTATGTATCCCCAACTGGTGTCCAAACGGAGCTTAAATCACATTAGTTCACTGGTTTGACTTCAGGAGAAGATTTAGTTTAGCCAACAGTCAGAATGACCACAGTTATGAGAATAAGACCCAGATAAAAAACACTGGAATTTTCTTTTCAGAACTGATTTCATTGAGGCTTCACGTCTGTGCagcggcccgggttcgattctgACCTGCCGCCCTTTGTTGCAtgtcttctctcactctctgcttttcatttacttctttaaaaaacagtggGTTTTGTATcacccatattcacaaatcataatttgcATCATAAGACTTAGCAAGGTGCGATGCTGGACCCAACATGCCCCAAAGCAATGGCAACTTAACCAGATGCCAAATTCCATAACAGGAATGtgatataaagtattaaaataatatttaacacCCTTTATTCTTCTTATATGGTGCTTACCCAGTGGTCCTTACACCATGAAGGCAAGTCAGCGAAAAGCTGCGGCAGCATGTTGTCACTGAGTCTCgtgatgtttttcttcaggtTGATCCCAGTTCCTATGGTGGGTTTTAAGGAGCTCCTTCGCAGACTGCAGATCCAGGAGCAGATGACCACACAGCATCAGACAAGAGTGGATGTAAGTCAAGTGAAAACTCTGCTGCTTAGTTCTCTAAATCTGCTTCACTCAACGCCCTTTCACCATAGATGTTAACGGCAGTACAAGGGATGCTGAGCATAACACTCTCTGGGGAATGTAGGTTTTAGGATCTGTTCAGCTGGTGACACTAATCTATTCTACTTTATTGTTCAGCTTTAGTAATATATAAGGAGTATTTACAGATTgtgttaaaataacattttagatCTGTGAGAAATCTTTCTACCTGTTTTCACTCACGAACATGTATGGCCCTACAGATAATCTCCAATGACATCAGTGAACTGCAGAAGAACCAGGCGACCACAGTTGCAAAGATCGCCCAGTACAAGAGGAAACTGATGGACCTCTCTCACAGAGTGCTGCAGGTAGCCGCCTCGTTTTTCTAACTTAAttctgtgaaaatgtgtttgctgttaCTGGCTCTCCTTTTCCTAGAACTGTAAAATGAACTCTGTCGACTACCATGCTGACCTCATGGGGTTTGAATGAAGGCTGTGTCACTGTCTGACTCCTCCTCATCCTTGGCTGTTTTATGGCAGGTGCTGATTAAACAGGAGATTCAGAGGAAAAGTGGTTACGCTATCCAGGTGGATGAGGAGCATCTCAGGGTGCAGCTGGACACGATTCAGTCTGAACTCAACGCCCCCACACAGTTCAAGGCAAGTGTGTCTAACCTCTAGCAGGTTCAAGTACTCTCTGCATCAAGTCATCAACACTTTAAATCAGGGTGGGAAAGTAAAGTCATATTTACAGTTGTTTTAATTAACAAGCACTTTTTAAATTTAGTGTAAAGTAATAACTACTTACTAATAAGTCATTCTGGAAAAAGCACTTTACAGTCCTGTAATTATTTAGgctataataaaatatataatactgCAGTCACACAGTCCTCATTTAGTCAAGTGTCACTATATTTTGTGAATGGACATTACTGTTGTGGTTTTGGCTGCTGTTAGAGATCAGACTATTCCCTGAGAAAAAAAACGTTATGAATTAtacttgtatttattatttgtcatttttctgttttgcttaTCTTCCAGGGTCGTTTGAATGAATTAATGTCCCAGATCCGGATGCAGAACCACTTTGGAGCAGTGAGATCAGAAGAGCGCTACAGTGTTGATGCAGAtcttctcagagaaatcaaacaagtgagattattttttatatccATGTCCCATTAGTCTTATCTATGGACTGTATTTACAGAGCAGGACTGACATCCAGTCAGTATGCTTGTGTTTAAATTAGTTTTAGTTTATGCTATGAGTAATTTAAGTATGCTTAGAGGTCAATCACTGTTGCATTTTCCATGTGGTGTTGTTAGGACTTGGCGTGTATTCCAGTCACAgtcaataaaaatgtcaatataAGTTTTAATAAGCCCTTCCTCATTAAGCATTGCAAAACTTCTCTCTCCTCATGGGATATATGGAGCAATGCTTGAttgctagttcaggcagccaactcgagctgcgcttCCCCTATCacgtgacacacatcatgtgacattcctcactctccacaatcTTCTATAATACTCACCCAGCCTATTTTGTGGCCTATTTAAGATGAGAAAATGTCCAATCCCTCCCTTTGCTTGCCCCCACTGCTGCGTCAGTATTGCTGCCAGTAGCTTCagccccagcatccacctgtaggctcagACAGGGGGTTATAATCATACACCCATCATGTCTACATAATCATATCTGGGGGAATGATGAAGTCGGTGCCTAGACGCCAAACGCTTACATTTtctactgttgcaataaacatttgtaaACTTGAGTTCTCTGACTGAAGTTTCAGAAGTCATTTCTGCCTCACTCCTAACTGATTGGGACTCCTCTGGAAAGACAAGTGATTTCCTAATGATTTCCTAAAATGCCAAATCATCTTAAAATTATGACCAAAGTTGTGTCATTCTGAGATTTTTTGTCCAGTAACTATTCATCTCCAATTCTTATGTGGTTTATAAACACATGCTCAGACCTTTTGAATGCTCAGACTGAATGCCTGTCTTTATAACAGTTTGGCATCAACTGAACCACTGTTgacttttctctcactctcagcacttgaagcagcagcaggacggtCTAAGTCATTTGATCAGCGTCATCAAAGACGACTTGGAAGACATCAAACTTATTGAGCACGGGCTGAGCGACAGTGGACACATGAGAGGAGGCATCCTGAGCTGATTCTACACAACCAAAGTAAACACACGTGCTATGACTCTAGTCTCTTAAAAAAGGGCATCTGAACATTTTTCAGAGAAAGATCCGTTTGATGTAATTACTTAAGACAGGTCCCACTGTCTGTACCAGCTAATGCAAAGACTCAACATCTAATAATAGCTGGCTTCCCTTATGTCTGATCAGATTATGGATATGAGACTATACGTGTGACAGCATGTAAACAAGTCATGTCGTGATTGACAACAttgtaaatacatatttgtatttccttttttatgctGTTTAGGATATTATTAaaatttcatttacatttaaaaaaaagtctctcACTGCAGCTCTTTCCTCATctatattcttgtttttattgtgaaggttGTACACATTGGCATTTGTTGTGGTCATTGTGTTTACGTCGTCAGGCTAACCCTTTCCAACATCTCATCAAAGCAGGGCTTGAGTTGATAGGATTCATTTCCCTGAATTACGTCCACACACGCATGAAAGACTGATTGGCAGTTAAACTTATTAAGCAGCTTTCAAGGATGGATTATATCCCCTCATGCAGAAGGGTCACCCACATCTGAAGGGTCTTAGCTACATGCTGGTGTTGAGACCACAGGTAGACAGAAAGTAAACTTTCACACTTGTAGAAGCAGTGAATGATGATTTTAATTTTGTGGAATGAGATCATGGAAAACATGGGACAGACAAAACAAGGCAGGATTGTGATAATAactaatattttcttattttctcaaTTAACCATTTAGTCCATGAAATATCAGAAAAATTACTTTGAATGAATAATAGGTTAAGTTTTTCTCATTCCTCCACACCGGCGACAGCCAGCGTTCCTGATGTATCACATTCACAACATtaagtcaccatgacctttgacctccgaTCAGTTCATCTGTAACGGGAAGATAGTCCACATTCTTCAGTTCTCTCAGAAGACTTTACCTCAGACACAGATAGTGTCATCACGGCAGCTTTTACCTGAAGAGCTCCCTGATGAACTGGACAGTGCTGACCGAGCAACAGAAGGCTTTCACCTAAAccagcttcttcctcttcagttGATCGGTGACCCTCACTTCCCTGCATGTGATCACTCGTGCATCCTTCTTCTCACAAGTGTCGTCTCTGATAAAGGTGTTCTGGTAATATAGGGGCTTAGGTACAGTCTCCTTTAGCTATAGATTGTAAAAGTCCcaaaaacaataatacattaaaatactGTGACTTTTCAGACCCTCAGTGTCTCTAATAAAACGTTTATAAAACTGTCACATATGCACTGATACTCTCTTAAGACCCATAAACACGCTGTGATGTGTTAAATCTGagcagttcttttttttttattcttaactTATCATTAAAGGCAAAGACAGGatcatgtatttaatatttttaatacatatttAAGCAGGAAATCAAGAAATCATacaatccaaaaaaaaaaaaaaatactttactcTTCTTggataaacatgaaaacattttgtaaaaaaagaaatctgccaACAGTCTAAGAGGTAGAAAAGATCTAGTTTGCACTCTGTCAGCCTACTGACCCTCTGAATGCCCACAGATGAGTGTCCCAGTGTATTTGTGGCAGTTCTCAAagcagcagctacagcagctCCTGGTCCGGCCTCTCAGATGTGTGCAGAGAGGTCCACCAGCCGGAAGGCCTCCATGAACTCATTGATGTCGATGCTCCCGTCCTTGTTGAAGTCGATGCTCTGGGCCAGGTCGGCAATGACCTCGTCGCTGATTTCTGTCTTCAGATGCGAGCTCAGGAGCTTCCAGGTCTGACGAAACTCTTCGAAAGAGATCGAACCTGCACGGAGACATGGAATTGATTTTACATATGATTGAGTGCAATTgcggattaaaaaaaaattatggaTCTAGTGGAAATAAATAGGTATGAACAGCTTCTATGTATCTTCAATAGTTGTATTACTAAGACCACTGAGTACTGTTTTCTTCTCTACAGATGTGTAGTATCTGAAGAGTGACAACCACTTGATATATCACTGTGGTAAGACCACATAGAAAAGCAGGGGTGTTATATTCCAGGCCAATGAAACACAGGGATTGTGTATATTCTGCAAGTAGGAAAAGGCAGTGAAAGCCACTGAGGGTGCATTTGACTGACCAGAGTGATCTGTGTCTATGATTCGAAAGATGGTTTCCAGGTTTGAATGGTTCTTGTACATAGTCTCCAGGATGCTGGTGTCAGatatctgaaaagaaaaagacacatttgtAATGTTATTACAACTCTGTGTGTCAGGGATGGGAAGAAACGATGAGAAACAAATGaagtaaacacatacacagattcCGATAAAATTTGGAAGGCTGACCTCTAGTTTGGGCTCAGTGATGGAGAGCTCCCTTATCCACTGCTGGTAGTCTACCATGCTGTAGTGGGTGCTGCTGACAAGCTGAGGGCGTAGCACCCTCCAGGGTAGACCCAGCTTCAGCACACTCTCTGTGGCACTGGCCCAGTGCCTCAGACTGATCATCCCTGGGACAAGTACCAGAGGAAGGTAATTGTTTCTAAACCACGATTTACATCCTGATACACTGCAATTAGTAATGGACAGACTGTATGCAAAGATGGAGGACAAGACTGGGTCTCGATCGCCGTCTGGTTGCTGGCTACAGAATAAGGTCATAAATCCAAAAGTCCAGACATACAAGTAGAAGTACAGGTACATGTGTTAAAAAtgactcaagtaaaagtactagCAATGATTaacgttattattattatgatattattattgCACTGATAGATACAGAATGAGGAAAGCTCTCTGATGCAAAATAAGGAAAATAGCAGAATATTCCCCttaaatgcattaaaacaaaagtaacaAGCCTGATTTGTCAAAtatgatggt is part of the Paralichthys olivaceus isolate ysfri-2021 chromosome 18, ASM2471397v2, whole genome shotgun sequence genome and encodes:
- the nup54 gene encoding nucleoporin p54 isoform X2 translates to MAFNFGGAAGSTASTLTAPGFGAATTTAAAPATGFGFGSTNTGFGGLGAGNTTAGGFSFGGFGLNANPAAISFNVGCFGTATTTGTVFNFGNSLASTGTFGGFGTTTTTAAAPGSTFSFAAPSNTTGGLFGNTQNKGFGFSSGLGTVTAPGTTGFGTSLGTTGLGGFGGFNIQSTQQQQAGGLFGQQQSQTQPTQLYQQVTALSAPTLLGDERDTILAKWNQLQAYWGTGKGYYSNNNPPVDFTQENPFCRFKAVGYSCVPVSKDEDGLVVLILGRKEADVRVQQQHLVESLHKVLGNNQTLTVNVDGVKALPNDQTEVIIYVVERSPNGTSKRIPATTLFSYLEQGNVKLQLTQIGVAMSVTRTELSPAQLKQLLQNAPAGVDPIIWEQAKVDNPDPEKLIPVPMVGFKELLRRLQIQEQMTTQHQTRVDIISNDISELQKNQATTVAKIAQYKRKLMDLSHRVLQVLIKQEIQRKSGYAIQVDEEHLRVQLDTIQSELNAPTQFKGRLNELMSQIRMQNHFGAVRSEERYSVDADLLREIKQHLKQQQDGLSHLISVIKDDLEDIKLIEHGLSDSGHMRGGILS
- the nup54 gene encoding nucleoporin p54 isoform X3; this translates as MAFNFGGAAGSTASSAPGFSFGSFGAKTTASTAFGFGTAATTTTASSGFGTLTAPGFGAATTTAAAPATGFGFGSTNTGFGGLGAGNTTAGTFGGFGTTTTTAAAPGSTFSFAAPSNTTGGLFGNTQNKGFGFSSGLGTVTAPGTTGFGTSLGTTGLGGFGGFNIQSTQQQQAGGLFGQQQSQTQPTQLYQQVTALSAPTLLGDERDTILAKWNQLQAYWGTGKGYYSNNNPPVDFTQENPFCRFKAVGYSCVPVSKDEDGLVVLILGRKEADVRVQQQHLVESLHKVLGNNQTLTVNVDGVKALPNDQTEVIIYVVERSPNGTSKRIPATTLFSYLEQGNVKLQLTQIGVAMSVTRTELSPAQLKQLLQNAPAGVDPIIWEQAKVDNPDPEKLIPVPMVGFKELLRRLQIQEQMTTQHQTRVDIISNDISELQKNQATTVAKIAQYKRKLMDLSHRVLQVLIKQEIQRKSGYAIQVDEEHLRVQLDTIQSELNAPTQFKGRLNELMSQIRMQNHFGAVRSEERYSVDADLLREIKQHLKQQQDGLSHLISVIKDDLEDIKLIEHGLSDSGHMRGGILS
- the nup54 gene encoding nucleoporin p54 isoform X6, giving the protein MAFNFGGAAGSTASTLTAPGFGAATTTAAAPATGFGFGSTNTGTFGGFGTTTTTAAAPGSTFSFAAPSNTTGGLFGNTQNKGFGFSSGLGTVTAPGTTGFGTSLGTTGLGGFGGFNIQSTQQQQAGGLFGQQQSQTQPTQLYQQVTALSAPTLLGDERDTILAKWNQLQAYWGTGKGYYSNNNPPVDFTQENPFCRFKAVGYSCVPVSKDEDGLVVLILGRKEADVRVQQQHLVESLHKVLGNNQTLTVNVDGVKALPNDQTEVIIYVVERSPNGTSKRIPATTLFSYLEQGNVKLQLTQIGVAMSVTRTELSPAQLKQLLQNAPAGVDPIIWEQAKVDNPDPEKLIPVPMVGFKELLRRLQIQEQMTTQHQTRVDIISNDISELQKNQATTVAKIAQYKRKLMDLSHRVLQVLIKQEIQRKSGYAIQVDEEHLRVQLDTIQSELNAPTQFKGRLNELMSQIRMQNHFGAVRSEERYSVDADLLREIKQHLKQQQDGLSHLISVIKDDLEDIKLIEHGLSDSGHMRGGILS
- the nup54 gene encoding nucleoporin p54 isoform X1; the protein is MAFNFGGAAGSTASSAPGFSFGSFGAKTTASTAFGFGTAATTTTASSGFGTLTAPGFGAATTTAAAPATGFGFGSTNTGFGGLGAGNTTAGGFSFGGFGLNANPAAISFNVGCFGTATTTGTVFNFGNSLASTGTFGGFGTTTTTAAAPGSTFSFAAPSNTTGGLFGNTQNKGFGFSSGLGTVTAPGTTGFGTSLGTTGLGGFGGFNIQSTQQQQAGGLFGQQQSQTQPTQLYQQVTALSAPTLLGDERDTILAKWNQLQAYWGTGKGYYSNNNPPVDFTQENPFCRFKAVGYSCVPVSKDEDGLVVLILGRKEADVRVQQQHLVESLHKVLGNNQTLTVNVDGVKALPNDQTEVIIYVVERSPNGTSKRIPATTLFSYLEQGNVKLQLTQIGVAMSVTRTELSPAQLKQLLQNAPAGVDPIIWEQAKVDNPDPEKLIPVPMVGFKELLRRLQIQEQMTTQHQTRVDIISNDISELQKNQATTVAKIAQYKRKLMDLSHRVLQVLIKQEIQRKSGYAIQVDEEHLRVQLDTIQSELNAPTQFKGRLNELMSQIRMQNHFGAVRSEERYSVDADLLREIKQHLKQQQDGLSHLISVIKDDLEDIKLIEHGLSDSGHMRGGILS
- the nup54 gene encoding nucleoporin p54 isoform X4; protein product: MAFNFGGAAGSTASSAPGFSFGSFGAKTTASTAFGFGTAATTTTASSGFGTLTAPGFGAATTTAAAPATGFGFGSTNTGTFGGFGTTTTTAAAPGSTFSFAAPSNTTGGLFGNTQNKGFGFSSGLGTVTAPGTTGFGTSLGTTGLGGFGGFNIQSTQQQQAGGLFGQQQSQTQPTQLYQQVTALSAPTLLGDERDTILAKWNQLQAYWGTGKGYYSNNNPPVDFTQENPFCRFKAVGYSCVPVSKDEDGLVVLILGRKEADVRVQQQHLVESLHKVLGNNQTLTVNVDGVKALPNDQTEVIIYVVERSPNGTSKRIPATTLFSYLEQGNVKLQLTQIGVAMSVTRTELSPAQLKQLLQNAPAGVDPIIWEQAKVDNPDPEKLIPVPMVGFKELLRRLQIQEQMTTQHQTRVDIISNDISELQKNQATTVAKIAQYKRKLMDLSHRVLQVLIKQEIQRKSGYAIQVDEEHLRVQLDTIQSELNAPTQFKGRLNELMSQIRMQNHFGAVRSEERYSVDADLLREIKQHLKQQQDGLSHLISVIKDDLEDIKLIEHGLSDSGHMRGGILS
- the nup54 gene encoding nucleoporin p54 isoform X5, which encodes MAFNFGGAAGSTASTLTAPGFGAATTTAAAPATGFGFGSTNTGFGGLGAGNTTAGTFGGFGTTTTTAAAPGSTFSFAAPSNTTGGLFGNTQNKGFGFSSGLGTVTAPGTTGFGTSLGTTGLGGFGGFNIQSTQQQQAGGLFGQQQSQTQPTQLYQQVTALSAPTLLGDERDTILAKWNQLQAYWGTGKGYYSNNNPPVDFTQENPFCRFKAVGYSCVPVSKDEDGLVVLILGRKEADVRVQQQHLVESLHKVLGNNQTLTVNVDGVKALPNDQTEVIIYVVERSPNGTSKRIPATTLFSYLEQGNVKLQLTQIGVAMSVTRTELSPAQLKQLLQNAPAGVDPIIWEQAKVDNPDPEKLIPVPMVGFKELLRRLQIQEQMTTQHQTRVDIISNDISELQKNQATTVAKIAQYKRKLMDLSHRVLQVLIKQEIQRKSGYAIQVDEEHLRVQLDTIQSELNAPTQFKGRLNELMSQIRMQNHFGAVRSEERYSVDADLLREIKQHLKQQQDGLSHLISVIKDDLEDIKLIEHGLSDSGHMRGGILS